From one Treponema denticola genomic stretch:
- a CDS encoding HAL/PAL/TAL family ammonia-lyase, which yields MDALILTGKPLSLEDVYSVAYGNRQVKISDDAEERVKKARQILFDMAAEGKPVYGLNRGVGWNKDKEFDEDFFATYNRNLLNSHCLGVKPYHPDEQVRAILLLRLNKALTGHTGISAELLHHYRDFLNYGIHPRIPMRSSIGEGDITTLSHIGLAFIGEEDVSFNGEIMNSKKAMEKAGLKPAKLGPKDGLSIVSCNAQGEAMTAIVLKEIEDLVYMSNLIFCLSLEGLNGVVQSLREDVNAVRGIKGQIKAAEMCRKFLKGSFLYDPDPERALQDPLSFRCAHSVNGTMYDAMDYVREQLLTTMNTTDDNPCIIIDEHSSFVSANFEITSLAIGVEMLATALSHLSKTSCYRMIKLADPSFTKLNRFLTPQDVKTIAFGTIQKTFTMLDTQNRGLANPSSMDFYSLAGTIEDHASNLPLACYKIFQMLDNIRYIIGIEAMHAAQAIDLRGNKKLGEGTKKAYSLIREVLPFYNEDRNISRDIETMYEFIKSKKLLNI from the coding sequence ATGGATGCTTTAATTTTAACAGGCAAGCCATTATCCTTGGAAGATGTATACTCTGTTGCATACGGTAATCGGCAGGTAAAAATTTCCGATGATGCGGAAGAGAGAGTAAAAAAGGCCCGCCAAATCTTATTCGATATGGCAGCCGAAGGAAAGCCCGTTTACGGTCTTAACCGAGGAGTAGGCTGGAATAAAGACAAAGAATTTGATGAAGATTTTTTTGCAACCTATAACCGCAACCTGTTAAACAGCCATTGTTTAGGTGTAAAACCTTATCATCCAGATGAACAGGTAAGAGCAATCCTGCTTTTACGCTTAAATAAGGCCCTTACAGGACACACAGGAATTTCCGCAGAGCTTTTACACCATTACAGGGATTTTTTAAATTACGGAATTCATCCGAGAATACCAATGCGCTCTTCCATAGGAGAAGGAGACATAACAACCCTTTCCCACATAGGTCTTGCTTTTATCGGAGAGGAAGATGTTTCTTTTAACGGTGAAATTATGAATTCCAAAAAAGCTATGGAAAAAGCAGGTCTTAAACCGGCAAAGCTGGGCCCCAAGGATGGCTTAAGTATCGTTTCCTGTAATGCACAAGGGGAAGCGATGACTGCCATTGTCTTAAAAGAAATAGAAGATTTGGTTTATATGTCCAACCTGATATTTTGTTTAAGCCTTGAAGGCCTTAACGGCGTTGTTCAATCATTAAGAGAAGATGTCAATGCCGTAAGAGGAATCAAAGGTCAAATAAAAGCAGCCGAAATGTGCAGAAAATTTTTAAAAGGCAGTTTTTTATATGATCCCGATCCTGAAAGAGCCTTACAAGACCCATTGAGCTTTAGGTGTGCACATTCCGTAAACGGAACAATGTATGATGCAATGGATTATGTCAGAGAGCAATTATTAACCACAATGAATACAACCGATGACAATCCCTGTATCATAATTGATGAACATTCTTCCTTTGTCAGTGCAAATTTTGAAATAACATCCTTGGCAATCGGAGTTGAAATGCTTGCAACAGCTTTAAGCCATTTGTCAAAAACTTCATGCTACAGAATGATAAAACTTGCAGACCCGTCTTTTACAAAGCTAAACAGGTTTTTAACGCCCCAAGATGTAAAAACCATTGCTTTCGGTACAATTCAAAAAACCTTCACAATGCTTGACACCCAAAACAGAGGTTTGGCAAATCCGTCATCAATGGACTTTTATTCTTTGGCAGGAACTATTGAAGACCACGCAAGCAATTTACCTTTGGCATGTTATAAAATATTTCAAATGCTTGATAATATACGCTATATTATCGGAATTGAAGCTATGCATGCAGCTCAGGCAATAGACTTGCGCGGAAATAAAAAGTTGGGAGAAGGTACAAAAAAAGCCTATTCTCTTATAAGAGAAGTCCTACCTTTCTACAACGAAGATAGAAATATAAGCCGCGACATTGAAACAATGTACGAGTTTATAAAATCAAAAAAATTATTAAACATCTAA
- a CDS encoding BCCT family transporter, with translation MDENKKKEIRWSVFIPAFSFVLIAAIIGIVNNEALTSMSNTFFAWSLESFGWLYQITVMAVFIITCVIMFSKLGSVRIGGKDAKPKYSFGTWFAMTLTGGVATGIVTWGVNEPIIYLGNVWGELDAVGIQPGTAEAARFAMGRCFYNWTFIPYAIYALAGIVVAYIYFNKKEQLNVTSTLQPLFGDKIKKGVASSIIDTLSMLAIAIGLCTALTMCITLIITGLNASYGLSNNLTMFIVVGILIVAMFTLSSYVGLDKGLKKLAGINAYFYYGLLILLLVTGPTLYILRNTTAGMAEWLHNFWRWGLDPIDIGGAPLTRSWTLFDFAFWVAYAPVTGIFLGQISYGRTIRECLLVNLVLPAVFGIVWFGVWGSTALNMQLTGQVDLVGVIQNSNAVMGLFEFIKNIPLAAILVPVNLFVILISFVTAADATANNVASMCIKNIPIGSEAPRYLKVLWGVIIGVVAIVMAAFGGGEQGVAGVKSLAAAGGFVVLFIFILQVISAIKMFFVDKIVE, from the coding sequence ATGGATGAGAACAAGAAAAAAGAAATACGATGGTCGGTTTTTATTCCGGCATTTTCGTTTGTACTAATTGCCGCTATTATCGGTATAGTAAACAATGAAGCTTTGACAAGTATGTCAAATACATTTTTTGCATGGTCTTTAGAAAGCTTCGGCTGGCTGTATCAAATTACAGTAATGGCCGTATTTATTATTACCTGTGTAATTATGTTTTCAAAACTTGGAAGCGTTAGAATCGGCGGTAAAGATGCAAAACCGAAATATTCTTTCGGAACATGGTTTGCTATGACCCTTACAGGCGGTGTTGCAACAGGAATAGTAACTTGGGGTGTAAACGAGCCCATTATCTATTTGGGAAATGTCTGGGGAGAACTCGATGCAGTAGGAATCCAACCCGGAACTGCAGAAGCAGCCCGCTTTGCAATGGGCCGATGTTTTTATAACTGGACATTTATTCCTTATGCTATTTATGCCCTTGCTGGTATCGTTGTAGCTTACATATATTTTAACAAAAAAGAACAATTAAATGTAACCTCAACCTTACAGCCCCTATTCGGAGACAAAATAAAAAAAGGAGTTGCATCAAGTATTATCGACACCCTTTCAATGCTTGCAATCGCCATAGGTTTATGTACAGCATTGACAATGTGTATAACATTGATAATAACCGGTTTAAATGCTTCATACGGATTATCAAACAATTTGACAATGTTCATTGTAGTAGGTATTTTAATTGTTGCAATGTTTACACTTTCTTCTTACGTAGGTCTTGATAAGGGATTAAAGAAGCTCGCAGGTATTAATGCATACTTCTATTACGGATTACTTATACTTTTACTCGTGACGGGCCCAACCCTTTATATTTTAAGAAATACCACAGCAGGTATGGCTGAATGGCTTCATAACTTCTGGAGATGGGGATTGGATCCTATCGATATCGGAGGAGCACCTCTTACCCGTTCTTGGACACTTTTTGACTTTGCATTCTGGGTAGCTTATGCACCCGTAACAGGTATTTTCTTAGGACAAATCTCTTACGGAAGAACTATCAGAGAATGTTTACTTGTAAACCTGGTTCTTCCCGCAGTATTCGGCATCGTTTGGTTCGGAGTATGGGGAAGCACGGCATTAAATATGCAGTTGACAGGTCAAGTCGACTTGGTAGGTGTAATTCAAAATTCAAATGCGGTCATGGGACTGTTTGAATTTATAAAGAACATTCCTCTTGCTGCAATACTTGTACCGGTAAACCTCTTTGTAATTTTGATATCGTTTGTAACCGCAGCCGATGCAACTGCAAACAATGTTGCATCCATGTGTATCAAAAACATACCTATCGGTTCCGAAGCTCCCAGATATTTAAAAGTTCTTTGGGGCGTTATAATCGGTGTAGTTGCTATCGTTATGGCAGCCTTCGGCGGAGGTGAACAAGGTGTTGCAGGCGTTAAGTCTTTAGCGGCAGCAGGCGGTTTTGTCGTATTATTCATTTTCATTCTACAGGTAATATCGGCAATCAAAATGTTCTTTGTGGACAAAATCGTAGAATAA